The stretch of DNA TCTGGGTGCTGCTGGCGATCGCCCTGGTCACCGGGTTGAACGTGCTCGGCATCAAGCTGGTGACCGGCATGAACATGGTGCTGGTGGGCGCGCAGGGGGTGTTCATCGCGGTGTTCCTGGCGATGAGCTACCTGACCGTGTCCGGGCGCTCCGCGCCGGCGGACCTGCTAGCGCCGTTCTACAGCGCGGACTTCTCGCTCACCGCGCTCATCGCCGGGTCGGCCATCCTCTGCCTGTCCTTCCTGGGCTTCGACGCGATCTCCACGCTCTCCGAGGAGGCCCGGGATCCGCGGAAGGCGATCCCCAGGGCGATCATCCTGTGCACGGTCTTCTGCGGGCTGCTGTTCGTCCTGATGTCCTGGGCCGGCCACCTGGTCCACCCCGACTGGCGGAACTTCGCCGACCCCGACTCGGCCTCGGTGGAGGTGATGGCCCGCGCCGGCGGCGGCTTCCTGGCGGCGTTCTTCACCGCCGCCTACGCCGCGGCCTGCTTCGCCTCGGCGATGGCGGCGCAGAGCGCGGTGTCGCGGATCCTGTTCTCCATGGGGCGCGACGGCGCGCTGCCCCGGCGGGTCTTCGGCGCCGTCCACCCGCGGTACCGGACCCCGCATCTGGCCACCCTGGCGGTGGGCGCGGTGTCCCTGCTGGCCTGCGTGATGTCGCTGGACCTGGCCGCCGCGCTGGTCAGCTTCGGCGCGCTGATCGCGTTCACCTTCGTGAACCTGAGCGTCATCAAGCACTACGCGATCGGCCTGGGCCGGCGCCGCGGCACCGACTTCCTGCGCTACGTGCTCACCCCGGGCATCGGCGTGGCGCTGACCCTGTGGCTGTGGACGTCGCTGTCCTGGCTGACCTTCGCCATCGGCCTGGCCTGGGTGGCCTTCGGCCTCCTGCTGCTGCTCCGGCTCACCCGCGGCTTCACCCGCCCGGCGCCCACCATGGACCACCACGGCGGCTGACCGGCGCCCGCCGGGGCCGCACACCCCCGGCGGGCGCTTCCCCGGGCGCGCCCCGAACGGGCGGCCCGCCCTCTCCCATCCCCCGATCCCGAAGGGGAACGACCATGTCCGCTGAGCAGGGCCCCGCACCCCGGGGCCGGAGACTCGTCAGATTCGAGACCAGGCACATCCGCCCCATTCCGCCGGACGAGCGGCACGGCACGGCCCGCGGCCTGTTCTTCGTCTGGCTCGATGCTCCCGCTGACGATCGTCACCGGCGCGGTGGGCACCGGCGTGCTCGGGCTGCCGTTCGGCTGGGCGGTCGCCGCGATCGTGGCCGGCAACCTCGTCGGCGGGCTGGGCGCGGCCCTGCACGCGGCCCAGGGCCCGCATCTGGGGATACCGCAGATGCTGCAGGCCAGGGCGCAGTTCGGCTACCACGGCGGAAGCATCCTGGCGCTGATCGCGCTGCTGATGTTCCTCGGGTTCTTCGCCTCCAACCTGGTGGTGGCCGCGCAGAGCTTCGCCGAGGTGGTCCCGGGCGCCTCGGTCGACGCGGGCATCGCGGTCTGCACCGCGGTCGCCCTCATCGTCGCGGTCTTCGGCTACGACCTGGTCCGCAAGCTGATGGCCGCCGTATCCGTGGTGCTGGGCGCGGTGCTGCTCACCGCCCTGGTCATGGCGCTGGGCAACCCGGCCGCCTTCGCCACCGGACGGGAGCTCGCCTTCACCCCGGCGGGCTTCTGCGCGATGGTGGCGATCGGCGCGGTGTGGCAGCTGGCCTACGCGCCCTACGTCTCCGACTACTCCCGCTACCTCCCGGAGCGCACCGGCGCGCGGCCGGCCTTCTGGGCCACCTACTCCGGCCTGGTACTGGGCACCGTGCTCGTCATGGTGCTGGGCGCCCTGGTCGGGCTGACCACCCGGGACGGCAACGCCATGGGGGCGCTCGGGGCGCTGCTGGGCGACTTCGGACCGGTGACGCTGGCCGCCTTCGGCGTGGCGTCGGCGGTGATGAACTCCTCCAACATCTACTCGGGGGTGATGTGCTCGCTGACGGTGCTGGAGACCGTGTCCGACCGGGCCCGCGCCACCACCGGCACGCGGGTCGGGATGACCGCGGTGTACGCCCTGCTCGCCATGGCGATGGCGCTGTTCGGCCAGCACGACTTCCTCGTCGTCTTCAAGGACTTCGTGGCCGTGCTGCTCTACGTGCTCATCCCGTGGTCGGCGATCAACCTGGTGGACTACTTCGTGCTGCGCAAGGGCGACTACGCGGTCGCGGACATGTTCGCCCGCGACGGAGGCCGGTACGGCCGGTGGGACCCGGTCGGCCTGGCCTGCTACGCGATCGGGCTGGCCGTCCAGGTCCCGTTCATGGCCACCAGCGTGTTCACCGGCCCCCTGGTCGGGCCGCTGGGCGGCGTCGACGTCGCGTGGATCGTCGGTCTCGCTGCCTCCGCCGGGCTGTACCTGGCCGGCAGGCGCGCCGGAGGGAACCGGCCCGCCCGCGCCCCGGCCGCACACGACGTTCAGGAGCAGCCGTCATGAGCTACGCCGAGACCCTGGTCACCGGGGCGCAGCTGTGGGCGCCCGCCCCGCTCCCCCGCCCCGCCGACGTGGCGATCCGCGCGGGCCGCATCATGGCGGTCGGCGCGGCCGGCGGGCTGTCCGAGCTGGCGGGCCGGCGCACGGTGCGGATCGACGCGCGCGGCGCCGCCGTGCTGCCCGGCTTCCACGACGCGCACGTCCACCCGCTCGCCGGCGGGGTCGCCCTGCTGGGGTGCGACCTGTCCGGGGTCCATTCCCTGGAGGGGTACCGCGAGCTGATCGCCGAGCACGCCGCGCGCAGCGGCGGGCCGTGCGTCGCCGGCTCCGGCTGGTTCGGCGACGCCTTCCCCGGCGGCCTGCCCGACCGGCGCCTGCTCGACGAACTCGTCCCGGACCGGCCGGCGGTCTTCTCCAGCCACGACGCGCACGGCGTCTGGGTGAACTCCCGGGCGCTGGAGCTGGCCGGCATCGACCGCGGCTCCCCGGACCCGCCCGCCGGGCGGATCGTCCGCGACGGGGACGGCGAACCCACCGGGGTGCTGCTGGACGGCGCCGCGGAGCCGGTGGCGGCGCTGCTGCCGGCGCACGACCCGGAGCAGCTGGGCCGGGCGATGCGCGCGGCCCAGGACCACCTGTTCTCGCTGGGGGTCACCTCCTGGCACGACGCGATCGTCGGGGAGTACCTGACGCTCCCGGACTGCCTGCCGGCCTACCTGCGGGAGATCGCCTCGGGGTCGCTGCGCGCCCGGGTCACCGGCTCGCTGTGGTGGCGCCCCGAGTGGACCGCCGCCGACCTGCCGGGGCTCCTGGAGACCCGGGCGCGCGCCCGCGCCGCGGGGCTGGCCCTGGACAGCGTGAAGATCATGCAGGACGGGATCTGCGAGAACCACACCGCCGCGATGATCGGCCCCTACCTGGGCGGCGGTGCTCAGGGCCGCGGCGAGTCGGTGATCGAACCGGGGGCGCTGAACGAGATCGTCGCCGCGATCGACGCGGCGGGGCTGAGCGTGCACTTCCACGGGGTGGGCGACCGGGCGGTGCGGGAGTGTCTGGACGCGGTGGACCGGGCGCGCCGGCGCAACGGCCCCGGGCGGCCGCATCAGATCGCCCACCTGGACGTGGTGGACCCCGCCGACCTGCCGCGCTTCGCCGAGCTGGGCGTGGTGGCGAACATCCAGCCGCTGTGGGCGCGCGCCGACCGCGAGATCGTCGAGCGCAAGCTCCCGCTGCTCGGTCCGGAGCGGGCCCGGCGGCACTTCCCGTTCGGTTCGCTGGCCGCCGCGGGGGCCGCCCTGGTGATGGGCAGCGACTGGCCGGTGACCAGCCCCGACCCGCTCTGGGCGCTGCACACGGCCTGCACCCGCACCGCCCCCTCGGCCGATCCGCACGCCGGCAACCCCGAGTCGCGCGTCCCGATGCAGCCCGCCGAGCGGCTCCCGGTGGCGGCGGCGGTGCGCGCCTACACCCTCGGCGCGGCGGAGGCCTCCGGCATCGCCGGGGAGGTGGGCCGGGTGGCCGCGGGCCACCGCGCCGACCTGGTCGTCCTGTCCGGCCCGATCGAGGGGCCGGGCTCCTTCGACCGGCTGCGCGTCGAGCAGACCCTGGTGGCGGGCGAACCGGTCCACTCGGCGTAGCCGCCGGGGCCCGGCCGATCGGGGAAGGGCCGGTCCGGGACCGGGATCGTCTGCGGGGTCTGCACCGCCGCGGCTCCCCGGCCGCCCCGACCCGCCGGCCCCTGCACCCCCTCGGCGGAGGCGGGGGGCGACGCCGGGCGGGCGCCCCGTCGACGGCCGGTCAGCCGGGCAGGGCGCGGGCCCCGCCGAGTCGGTCGGCGAGGTCGGCCAGGCCGTCGGCGTGCAGGTCGAAGCGGTCCGAGGGGGCGGGCGGGTCGCCGGCGGGGCGGGCGACGTAGGCGGTGCGCAGGCCCAGTTCCCGGGCCGCGCGCAGGTCCCAGGCGTGGGCGGCGACCATCAGCAGCCGCTCCGGCGGCCTGCCGGAGGCGGTGACGGCCAGCCGGTAGACCGCGGGGTCGGGTTTGCAGGTCCGGGCGTCCTCCGCGGACAGGGCCTGGTGCCAGCGGAGTCCGGCGTGGGCGTTGATCTCCAGCAGTGCCGTCCGGCTCGCGTTGGAGAGCCCGATCAGCGGGAACCGCTCGGCGAGCCGGGCGAGCCCGGCCACGGTGTCGGGCCAGGGCGGGAGGCGGCGGGCGGACAGGGCCAGCTCCGCGGCGGCGGCCGGGTCGCCGGCGCCGGCGGCGCCGGCGACGATCCGGGCGGCCTCCCGGTCCAGGGCGTCGCTGGGCAGGTAGGGCCGGTCGCCGTCGAGGATGCGGCGCTGCTCGCGTTCGATGTGCCGCTGCCACAGCGCCAGGAGCCGCTCGGTGCCGGGGCCGTCGAGCGATGGGGCGAGCCGGCGGATTCCGGCGCGGATTCCGGCGGGCTCGTCGACGAGCGTGCCGAGCACGTCGAACACCAGGGCGTCGATCTTCGGTTCCGGCATGGCGGGGCCTCCCGGTCGGAGCAGGGGTGGACGGTGGCGGCCACTCCCCGCCCGCGCGACGGGGGCGGGGAGCCGCCCCTCGGCCGAGTAAGGGTTAAAGTGGCTTTTAACCGAAGCCAACCAGAGGTGTGTAAGGGATGCAAGTCGGTTTAGACGATTACATCTGGGCGGCGGGGGTGGCGACCGAACTGGTCAACACCACCGCCGAGGTCTGGCGCGGCGACGACCGCCTGCCCGACCCGGCCGCCCTGGCGGCCTTCGCCGACCTGCACGGCGACCGCCCCGAAGGCGGCACCCCCGGCGCACTGGCCCGGCTCGCCCGCCGCGCGGGAACCGCCGAGCTGCACGCCGTGCACGCACTCCGGGGCACCGTGCGCGACCTGATCGACCGGCCCGAGCGCGACCTCCTCATCGCCGGCGCCACCGCACTCACCGCACCCGCCCGGGGCGCCACCCTGGTCCCCGACCCCGCGCACCCCGGCCGCACCCGCTGGGCCGCCCCGCTCGGCGAGGGGGCGACCGTCGCCGACGCCCTCTCGCTGATCTGCGGCATCGGCATCCTCGGCGTGGTGCACACCCTCGGCGAGCAGCGGTTCCGCCCCTGCTCCGCACCCACCTGCCGCGGCGCCTTCA from Nocardiopsis composta encodes:
- a CDS encoding purine-cytosine permease family protein, with translation MLPLTIVTGAVGTGVLGLPFGWAVAAIVAGNLVGGLGAALHAAQGPHLGIPQMLQARAQFGYHGGSILALIALLMFLGFFASNLVVAAQSFAEVVPGASVDAGIAVCTAVALIVAVFGYDLVRKLMAAVSVVLGAVLLTALVMALGNPAAFATGRELAFTPAGFCAMVAIGAVWQLAYAPYVSDYSRYLPERTGARPAFWATYSGLVLGTVLVMVLGALVGLTTRDGNAMGALGALLGDFGPVTLAAFGVASAVMNSSNIYSGVMCSLTVLETVSDRARATTGTRVGMTAVYALLAMAMALFGQHDFLVVFKDFVAVLLYVLIPWSAINLVDYFVLRKGDYAVADMFARDGGRYGRWDPVGLACYAIGLAVQVPFMATSVFTGPLVGPLGGVDVAWIVGLAASAGLYLAGRRAGGNRPARAPAAHDVQEQPS
- a CDS encoding amidohydrolase, producing MSYAETLVTGAQLWAPAPLPRPADVAIRAGRIMAVGAAGGLSELAGRRTVRIDARGAAVLPGFHDAHVHPLAGGVALLGCDLSGVHSLEGYRELIAEHAARSGGPCVAGSGWFGDAFPGGLPDRRLLDELVPDRPAVFSSHDAHGVWVNSRALELAGIDRGSPDPPAGRIVRDGDGEPTGVLLDGAAEPVAALLPAHDPEQLGRAMRAAQDHLFSLGVTSWHDAIVGEYLTLPDCLPAYLREIASGSLRARVTGSLWWRPEWTAADLPGLLETRARARAAGLALDSVKIMQDGICENHTAAMIGPYLGGGAQGRGESVIEPGALNEIVAAIDAAGLSVHFHGVGDRAVRECLDAVDRARRRNGPGRPHQIAHLDVVDPADLPRFAELGVVANIQPLWARADREIVERKLPLLGPERARRHFPFGSLAAAGAALVMGSDWPVTSPDPLWALHTACTRTAPSADPHAGNPESRVPMQPAERLPVAAAVRAYTLGAAEASGIAGEVGRVAAGHRADLVVLSGPIEGPGSFDRLRVEQTLVAGEPVHSA
- a CDS encoding APC family permease translates to MSGHDAAAAPPAAGAPQQRPADGRGLKRVLGLPSLFFFGLAYMVPLAAFTTYGIVTDMTRGHLPTAFLVTLAAMAFTALGYANMVRAYPVAGSAYTYTQQSFGPSAGFLTGWALLLDYIFLPTISYIVIGLYLGIAIPSVPGWIWVLLAIALVTGLNVLGIKLVTGMNMVLVGAQGVFIAVFLAMSYLTVSGRSAPADLLAPFYSADFSLTALIAGSAILCLSFLGFDAISTLSEEARDPRKAIPRAIILCTVFCGLLFVLMSWAGHLVHPDWRNFADPDSASVEVMARAGGGFLAAFFTAAYAAACFASAMAAQSAVSRILFSMGRDGALPRRVFGAVHPRYRTPHLATLAVGAVSLLACVMSLDLAAALVSFGALIAFTFVNLSVIKHYAIGLGRRRGTDFLRYVLTPGIGVALTLWLWTSLSWLTFAIGLAWVAFGLLLLLRLTRGFTRPAPTMDHHGG
- a CDS encoding haloacid dehalogenase type II, which translates into the protein MPEPKIDALVFDVLGTLVDEPAGIRAGIRRLAPSLDGPGTERLLALWQRHIEREQRRILDGDRPYLPSDALDREAARIVAGAAGAGDPAAAAELALSARRLPPWPDTVAGLARLAERFPLIGLSNASRTALLEINAHAGLRWHQALSAEDARTCKPDPAVYRLAVTASGRPPERLLMVAAHAWDLRAARELGLRTAYVARPAGDPPAPSDRFDLHADGLADLADRLGGARALPG
- a CDS encoding CGNR zinc finger domain-containing protein, with protein sequence MQVGLDDYIWAAGVATELVNTTAEVWRGDDRLPDPAALAAFADLHGDRPEGGTPGALARLARRAGTAELHAVHALRGTVRDLIDRPERDLLIAGATALTAPARGATLVPDPAHPGRTRWAAPLGEGATVADALSLICGIGILGVVHTLGEQRFRPCSAPTCRGAFIDTTRPGRRRYCMPGLCGNRVNVANHRARRSAADRRRADSP